Genomic window (Caldibacillus debilis DSM 16016):
TCCGCCGTTTCCGCCGTTTCCACCGCTTCCGCTGCTGCCGCTGCCCCCGTTATTTCCGCCGTTTCCTCCCTGACCGTTGCCGTTTCCGCCATTATTCTGGCCTCCGCCGCCCTGGTCGTTTCCTTGGCCGTTGTCATCCCCGCCATCATCCTGCGGCTGTTCCTCGGAGGCTTCATCGTCGTCATCCGACCCGTTCTGTCCGCCGTTCGGCTGGCCGTTCCCGTTTTCGGGCAGGCCGGGCTGCTCCTCGTCGGAATAGGCCGTCAAATCGACGGTCACGCTGGCCGGGCGGCTCTTCATCCCTTCATATACCGCATAGACGGTAAAGGTATATTTGACCCCGGGCGTCACGTTTTCGATGACGAGCCCTCTTTCGTCCGTCGTCTTCAGCAATTGCGGCGCGCCGCCGTTTTCGGACACGTACACCTCAAAGGCAAGCCCTTCCGCTTTTTTGGCCTTCCATTGCAAGGTGATGGAATTTTCCTTTTCATTGAAGCGCGCCTTCAGATTTTCGGGCGCGGGAATCTCGCTGATTTGATCGGAAACTTCCTTCGGCTCATAACCTTTGACGAAGTATTCATAGATGATTTGGCTGGACGGGGTAAAAGGACCGGCCAGCTGGGGCGGGTTCGTCCCCCTCACGACGCCCAGCCGCACCACGCTTTTCGGCTGGGTGAAATCGGGCGTGTCGATGCCTTGATGGACATAGGCCATTAAGTTTTTGAAGATTTGTTTGGCCAGCGGTTGTTCCGCGGGGCTTAATCCGTCCTTTTTCTTTTCGTACCCGACCCAGACGGCGGCGGTGTAGTTGGTGGAATATCCGCCCATCCAGGAATCGGGCACGAATCGGTCATCCAGCCCGTATTTTCTCAATTCCTCATCCGTATAGTTCGTCGTCCCGGTTTTTCCCGCCAGGGGGATCCCCGGAACATTTGCGCTGACCCCGGTTCCGGCCCGCATGACCGTTTTCAGCATGTCGGTGATCATGAAGGCGGTATAGTCGCTCATGGCGACTTTGGAGACGATGTTCGGTTTGATCTCCGTCTCGCCGTCGCTCAGCACGATCTTCTTGACCGCATGGGGCTCGTTGTATACCCCGTTGTTTCCGAAGGCGCTGTAAGCCCCGGCCAGATGGATCGGCGCGATTCCCTTCTTCATTCCCCCGATGGCGTACGATTCATAGATCGTATCCTCCAAGGGGATGCCCAAATTGACGGCGAATGACCGGGCCTTTTCGAGGCCGACGGTCTGCAGGGCCTTTACCGCCGGAATGTTCAGCGATTTTTGCAGGGCGAACCGCATCGTGACATTTCCGTAATACCGGTTGCCGAAGTTGTTGACCTTCGTTCCGTCCGAGTAGGTGTGGGGCTTATCCTCGAAGATCTGGGCGGTCGACCATTTTAAATATTCGATGGCCGGTCCGTAGTCCAAAATCGGCTTGATCGTCGACCCGGGCTGGCGCCGGATGTCCGTCGCATAATTGAGCCCCCGGAGCACCTTTTGATGGCGGCCGCCGCCGATCGCCCGGATTTCTCCGGTTTTCGTGTCGAGCAGAACGACCCCGGACTGGATTTTGTCATTCGGGAAGGCGATAATTTTATCCGTATTCAGCAGTGTATGGACGTATTCCTGGGCCTTCGGATCCATGGTCGTATAAATTTTTAACCCGTCGGTGTACACGTTGTAGCCCATTTTTTCCACTTCGTCGATGACCCGGTCGATGAACGATTGATACGGGGAATCGTCCTTGAGGTTTTCTTGTTCTTTCACGATCAGATCTTTAACTTTTACCTTTTGCGCCTCTTTCATTTCCTTTTCCGAAATGAACCCGTGCTGGTGCATCAGGCTGAGGACGGTGTTCTTCCGTTTGTCGGCCAGATCCGGGTTGACGAAGGGATTGTAGGCGTTCGGGCGCTGGGGCAGCCCGGCGATCAAGGCGGCTTCCGGCAGGGTCAGTTCGTCCAGGTCCTTTCCGAAATAGGTGTTGGCCGCTGTCTTGATGCCGTAAATATTTCCCCCCATCGGGATTTTGTTGACATAGATCTCGAAGATTTCTTCTTTGGACAAGTTCTGTTCCAGCTGAAAGGCGAGCCAGGCCTCCTGGACCTTTCGTTTGATCGTTTTTTCATTGGATAAATACGACATTTTGACCACTTGCTGGGTTAAGGTGCTTGCGCCCTGGGAGCCGAATCCGTCGGTGATGTTGCTGATGACCGCTCCCCCCAGGCGGATCAGGTCGATCCCGTGGTGTTTGAAGAAGCGGACGTCTTCCGTGGCCAAAATGGCGTTTTTCACGAGATCCGGGATTTCTTCAAATGGCACGTAATCCCGTTTCTGGATGCCGACTTCCGTGATGAGGTCGTTATTCATGTCATAGATCTGCGAAGAAACCGGATCCTTCAATTTTTCCGGATCCAGCTTAGGCGCATCGCTGACCATGATGGCAAAGGCGCTGACGCCGGCAACCAAACAGAAAAAGCAGGCAAGAAGGCAAGTCAAAAACACCTTTTTGGCGATATCCTTCTTTGCCGACCGTTTTTTTCGCTTGATCTTCTTTCTTTCCACTCTCGATTTATATTGTTCGCTCATGGGGAACCTTCCTTTCCTTCCGAATTGGAAGCAGTGCCGCGTCCGTGCTTACGGACAAAGAATGTCGCGGTAAATGGAATCTATTATTCTAATATAATCAATTCTCGGCCGTATTCCAAGGGGAATCCGATGGCCGAATGCGGCGATCTCCTCTTTCTTGATGGATTTCCTTCCGCCCGCTTTCATCCGGTCCCAAAATTGCAGCAGGTATTTCCCTTCCAGCAAAAAAATTTCTTCCGATTTGGCGAAGCGGATGATCAGAAAGGAAATCCCGCCGCAATCGATGACATCGCGGATATGCCGGATCTGGTGCTCGTGGATGTTTTTCAGCGGGAAGCTGGTTTCGTTTCTCGTTTCCTTCGCTTCGAAATCGATGTATCTCCCTTTGTAGACCCCGTTGTAATCCGTCGTCGAGGGGGTTTTGAAATAGGCTTCCTTGATGACCGCCGCGCTTCGGTGCGGATAATCCACCTGAACGATTTGCACGGGAGTGGGCTTTTTATGGATAACGGCGATTCGATGGGCCAGATAATAGGCGTTCGTTTCGTTGATATCCTCTTCCAGGGTCATTCCCCGGTTGGCATATCCGTATTTTTTTTCATCGGTTCGGGATTCGTGCCGGGAATCGTACTTTTTCCCGTTCGGGTAATGGATCGTCATGTTCTTCCCTCCGGTCCGTCCCGATTCCGCTGCACCCATTATTATTCGACGTAAACGGAACGGGTTCGGTTTCATTTTTTCACCGGCACCTCGGAAGGCCGATGGAAAACACGGGCAAGGATGAAGCGTTCCGGGTGCTACTCCCATTTTACCAAAAAACGTTCCTTTCTTCCTCTTTTGGTCCGTTCCCATGGAACCGGACGGTGCCGCCGCTAAGTACATCCGTTCGATCCCGAAAAATTTTTCCCGGCCCGCTTATCAGCGGGGGACGCCATGGACGGGGAGGGATGGAAATCCGAAAAAAACAAGGGATGGCCCCTTGTCTTTTGGAAAACAGATCCGATTCAGGTCGACGGGATGTTCGGCCCTTCCGTTTTTTTCTCCTGTTGGGCGGCCTTTAAATCCTTCCCTTTTCCTTTGCCCGTTTTCCCTTTTTCCGCTTTCTTCTTTCCCATCCGCATTCACCCCCTTCCGTTAGTATCTTTCCCTTTCGGGAGTTCATGCAAAATTGGTCCGGAATTGTC
Coding sequences:
- a CDS encoding penicillin-binding protein 1A, which gives rise to MSEQYKSRVERKKIKRKKRSAKKDIAKKVFLTCLLACFFCLVAGVSAFAIMVSDAPKLDPEKLKDPVSSQIYDMNNDLITEVGIQKRDYVPFEEIPDLVKNAILATEDVRFFKHHGIDLIRLGGAVISNITDGFGSQGASTLTQQVVKMSYLSNEKTIKRKVQEAWLAFQLEQNLSKEEIFEIYVNKIPMGGNIYGIKTAANTYFGKDLDELTLPEAALIAGLPQRPNAYNPFVNPDLADKRKNTVLSLMHQHGFISEKEMKEAQKVKVKDLIVKEQENLKDDSPYQSFIDRVIDEVEKMGYNVYTDGLKIYTTMDPKAQEYVHTLLNTDKIIAFPNDKIQSGVVLLDTKTGEIRAIGGGRHQKVLRGLNYATDIRRQPGSTIKPILDYGPAIEYLKWSTAQIFEDKPHTYSDGTKVNNFGNRYYGNVTMRFALQKSLNIPAVKALQTVGLEKARSFAVNLGIPLEDTIYESYAIGGMKKGIAPIHLAGAYSAFGNNGVYNEPHAVKKIVLSDGETEIKPNIVSKVAMSDYTAFMITDMLKTVMRAGTGVSANVPGIPLAGKTGTTNYTDEELRKYGLDDRFVPDSWMGGYSTNYTAAVWVGYEKKKDGLSPAEQPLAKQIFKNLMAYVHQGIDTPDFTQPKSVVRLGVVRGTNPPQLAGPFTPSSQIIYEYFVKGYEPKEVSDQISEIPAPENLKARFNEKENSITLQWKAKKAEGLAFEVYVSENGGAPQLLKTTDERGLVIENVTPGVKYTFTVYAVYEGMKSRPASVTVDLTAYSDEEQPGLPENGNGQPNGGQNGSDDDDEASEEQPQDDGGDDNGQGNDQGGGGQNNGGNGNGQGGNGGNNGGSGSSGSGGNGGNGGNSSEGRNGGLNNQNSRNFTTPARENGAD
- the recU gene encoding Holliday junction resolvase RecU, with amino-acid sequence MTIHYPNGKKYDSRHESRTDEKKYGYANRGMTLEEDINETNAYYLAHRIAVIHKKPTPVQIVQVDYPHRSAAVIKEAYFKTPSTTDYNGVYKGRYIDFEAKETRNETSFPLKNIHEHQIRHIRDVIDCGGISFLIIRFAKSEEIFLLEGKYLLQFWDRMKAGGRKSIKKEEIAAFGHRIPLGIRPRIDYIRIIDSIYRDILCP